In the genome of Blastopirellula retiformator, the window TAGGAGAGATGCGTGGAGTCTGTTGGTCACGCAAAGATGTTCTAGCGCTAGTGAGATCTTTAGATTCTGCGGGCTTTGATCTCGATAAACCCATTAAACCTGCATCAGGTGCGAATGGCTGCGCTCGAGGCGGAATGCCGACGGCGGCGCTCCCGAAGCGGAGAATCGGGAAGCGTGGCGTTCAAGCTGAAGCAGCCTCATAGGTATCGCGGAGGCGATTCCCTGCGTCGAATAAGTAAATCCTGGGATTTGGAGGGAGTTCAGATGAAAACGGATTGGAAGCGGGCATTGCTCGCTGTCGGCATGCTGGTCGGATCGACCGGTTTCGCCGTTGCTCAACAACCCGGCTACTACAATGCCGGTAAAGTGAGCTACGTTGGCGAAGCTGTCACCGTCAGCGATTGCGGATGTGCCACGGACACGGCTTGTGGCTGCGACACTTCCTGCGGTTGCAGCACGGGCTGCGACAGCTGCTGTGGAATCGATTGGTTCCCCTGCTGCGAACATGGCGATCAATGGCAGCTTTTTGGCACCAATGATTGCGGACTGACGATTGGTGGTTGGGTTTCGGCTGGCTTTTATGCCAACGCCGGCGGCGTGAAGTCGAACACGGGTAACGCCCCGGTTCCTTTCCGCGGCATCTCCAACACGCCGACGGTCGATCAGGTTTGGATCTACGCCGAAAAGGCCGCGGACGCCGAAACCTACTGCTTCGACCTTGGTTATCGTGCTGACTTCGTCTGGGGCGCCGACGGTCCTGACACCCAAGCGTTTGGCTACGGTGATCGCTTCCGCTGGGACAACCGTTGGAACACCGCTCAAGACAGCGGAGACGGCACCGCTCTGTATGGCTCGGCCATTCCGCAGTTGTACATGACGGCCGCTTGGAGCGATTGGGAATTGAAGGTCGGTCACTTCTACACCACCATTGGTTACGAAGTCGTTACCGCTCCTGACAACTTCTTCTACTCGCACGCCTACACGATGAACTACGGCGAGCCGTTCACCCACACCGGCGCCATGCTGACCTACAGCGGCTTTGAAGACGTCACCTTCAATGGTGGTTGGGTTCAAGGTTGGGACACCGGTTTTGACAACTGGGAAGCTCAGCAGATGTTCCTGGGCGGCGTCAGCCTGACCCTGTCGGAAAAGGCGGCCCTGACCTGGCAGTGCGTCGGCGGTTCGTTCGGTAAGAACGGCGGCGACAGCTACATGAACAGCTGGGTGTTCACCTACGATGTCGGTTGCGGTTGGAGCTATGTCTTCCAGCACGACCTTGGCACCCAGTACAACCTGACCGGTCAAGATCCGGAAGCGGTTTACTGGTACGGCATCAACCAGTACCTGTTCAAGGAAATCAACGACTGCTGGAAGGTCGGTACCCGTATCGAATGGTTCGACGACGAAGACGGCGCCCGGGTCGGCAACGGCGGCGGCGACTACTATTCGTTCAGCATCGGCGCCAACTGGACTCCGAACGCCAACCTGATGGTTCGTCCGGAACTGCGTTGGGACAAGTTTGACAACAACGACGGCTCGACGCCGTTCTATGACGGCACGAAGGACAATGGCTTCTTCGGCGGCATGGACGTGATCTTCATGTACTAAGGTACGATCACGGGTTGTCTAACGACAAAACGAAAAAGCCGCCAGGGCCGTCCCCCTGGCGGCTTTTTTCGTTCTTGACGTAGACTAGAACTCAGCATCACCGCATCTCACTTCGATTTTCTTCCTCGCGAGACCGATGGGCGATCTCAAACCTCCCCGCCATGTACTGCGGATTGTCGCCGCGTTTAGCCGTCATGCTGAGACGCTCGAGTTCGGTAAGTCGCAGCTTGCGTCGCACTGGGGCCCCGTAGCGCTAGCAAGTCCCCACTTCGACCTGGTCGAAACCAACTACTACGACGCCGAGATGGGCGCGGGCCTAAAAAAGTGCTTTTGGGCGTTCGCCCAGTTGGCCGATAGTTCGACCTTGCCCGATTGGAAACGGCTTTCCAATGATCTGGAAGCCGATTGCCAGCGGCCGGGCGAGTGGCCCGAAAGCCGCCCGTTGAATCTTGACCCCGGCTACATCACCGAGGCGAAGCTGGTGTTGGCGACCACCAAGGATCGTAGTCATCGGCTTTATCTGCGTGATGGGATCTTTGCGGAAGTGACTCTGCAGTACCATCAGAAGCATTGGACCGGCTTCCCGTGGACCTATCCCGACTATCAGCGGGCCGATTTTCAGGCCTTTTTTGACGAATGTCGCGGTTATCTGCGGCAGCAGCTGCGTCAAAACCCTGCGTAAGCCGGGGGAGGTATAAGCGGCAGGCGATGCCAACTAAAATAGTAGCGAACTTGTCTTCTCGTCCCCTATTGATCGGTTTCGCGCGTGACATGGAACCCGCTCGTCGCCATTTCGCTGATCGCCGCCGCGGTCATTCCCAGTTTTCTGTTTTCGCTGGTGGCGACCGCCATTGTTCGGGCCAATGCGCGAAAATGGGGATTGGTCGACGAGCCGAACGAACGCAAGGTTCATGTGACGCCAACTCCCTTAGGAGGCGGAATCGGCATCTGGGCTGGCCTGGTGACGACGCTTGCGCTCGCGCAATTGACAGTGGGCCTGGTCGGCAGCATCGAATTTTCGGAAGGATCGCTGCCGCCGATGATCGCTTCGTTGGTCGAAATGGCGCAGGCGCACTTCGACGGCTTCCTTCACCAGTCGCTCAAGCTGTGGGCGCTGGTCGCCGGAGCATCGATCTTGATGATCCTGGGACTGATCGACGATCGGATTGGTTTGTCCTGGAGGATTCGCCTGGCGATGCAAATGGCGGTCGCAGCCGTATTTGTGATCGGCTTCGATTGGAAGCTCAGCTTCTACGTCAATATCGTCTGGCTGCAGTACGTCGTCTCGATACTCTGGATTGTGGCGATGATCAACTCGTTCAACATGCTCGATAATATGGATGGGTTGTCGGCCGGGGTGGCGACGATCGCCGCTTCGATCATGGCCGCGGTTTTGTTGATCGCGCCTGATCCAAGTACGGCTGGGCCGCAGTTGTTTACCGCCGGGTTCCTGCTGGTGCTGACGGGCTCGATGCTCGGATTCTTGTGGCACAACCGTCCGCCGGCCAAGATCTTTATGGGGGACGCCGGCAGTTACTTGATTGGCTTTTGTATCGCCATCATGACGATCATCGCCACGTTCGCCGGCTATGACGACAACTCGCGGCATGCGGTTCTCGCGCCGCTATGTATCCTGGCGGTGCCGCTGTTCGATCTGATTACGGTGTTAGGGATTCGAATTCGCGAAGGCCGCAGCCCGTTTCAGCCTGACAAGAGTCATGTATCGCATCGGCTGGTGGAGCTTGGTTTTACCAAGACGCAGGCCGTGCTGACGATTTACCTGATGACGGCGACCTGCGGCTTCGGGGCGGTGCTGCTGCATCGGGTCGATTGGATTGGCGCTGTGGTCGTGATGTTGATGGTATTTTGCGTGTTGGCGCTGATCGGCGTCATTGAATCGACCGCCCGTCGCTCTCGAAAAGATCCATGAAACGCCGCAAGTCGACGTCAACTCGTTCCAGCGACACTGCGCCGCTGGCTGCCGATAGCGGCTCTGTCGCGTCGGTCAAATATCCGTGGATATCGCTGCTGCTGTGCGGGTATGTCGCCTGGTTGACGGCGCTAACGCCGCTGATTGGCAGCGAAGGCCCGCCTGGCCGCGGCGTCGAGTTGCCTTGGGTGGCGATGTGGTTGTGGGGTTTGGCGCTCTGGGGCGTCAGCGGCATTCTCAACGGGCAGCTGACGATTTATTGGTCGAAGTGGGAGTCTTTGCTGCTGGGGCTGGTCGCGTGGCTAGCGATTGGCGTACCGATGGTCGCCGGCAGCGGTGAAGTTCGCCCGGCGATCAACCAGTTTTGGACCTATGCCGCTCTGGTTGTCGCTTACTTTCTGTATCGCCAGCTGTTTCGCTCCGACGTACGCAAGCGAGCGATCACGGCGGTCTTGGCCGCGACGGTAACCCTGTGTGCGACCTATGCGGTTTATCAATACCGTGTAGAAATCCCGCAGATGCAGGCCGACTATCAGGCGAATCCGGAAGAGGCCCGCCGCATCGCCGGAATTGTCGGCGACGCCGACGATCCACAGGTCAAGAACTTTGAGTCTCGGTTGATGAGCACCGAGCCTTCGTCAACGTTCACGCTGACCAATTCGTTGGCCGGTTTTCTGGCCGTCGGTTTGATCGTGACCGCCGGCATCGCGATCAGCCAGATGCGTGAGCGGGCTTTCTGGCAAGTCGCCGCTTTGGCGATCGTCGCATGCTTGTTGTGCGGCGCGCTCATCCTGACCAAGAGCCGCACCGCGGTCTTGGCGACGATCGTCGGTATAGGGATGTGGGGCCTCTTGGCGAGCAGTCTGCGACGGCATCTGCCTTGGAAATATCTGGTGGGCGGCGTGTTGTTGATGGTGTTGGCGGTCGGCGGCGGATTTACCAGCGGGCTATTGGACCGAGAGGTATTCACCGAGGCGCCCAAGTCGATTCTGTACCGGTTGCAGTATTGGCAAGGGGCGCTTGACGTAACGGTCGAACGCCCGTTGTTTGGGTGTGGGCTCGGCAACTTCCAATCGTTTTACCCGCGATACATGCCGGCGTCAGCCAGCGAAACAATTGCCGATCCGCATAACTTTTTGCTGGAGATCGCCGCTTCGGCAGGCGTGCCGGCAATTTTGTTGTTTCTTGGTTTTGTCGCCGTCTGGCTGATGCGTTTTCCGACCGGCGCCCAGGAGAGCGAAGATGCAATTGGCGAAGATCAGCCGCCGGAAGCGACCGAAACCCAGAGCGTGATCGCGATCTATGGCGGCGCGGCGGCGGCGATGTTGGTCGCGCCGATCGTTCGAGCGCTCATGCAGGAAGAGGCGCCGACCTGGGGGATTTGGCTCGGCGTGCCGTTGGCGGTGGTCGTGCTGGGGGCAACCTATCGCTGGGCGCAGCAGGGGAAATTCGATTGGCTGACGCTGCGGATCGCGGCGATCGTCTTGATGATCAACTTGTTGGCCGCCGGAGGCATCAGCTTTCCGTCGGTCGCGATCTGGCTATGGCTGATTTGGGGCCTCACATTTGGTGATGCCGACGACCGGACTTGGCGAAGCGATCGCTTTGCAATCCGGGCCGGGGCCGCAGGGGCGGCGGTTGTGCTGCTGTATGGGATGGCGTCGACGGCGCTCTTTCCGGTGTTGGCTTCTTATGGGCATTTCTACGACGCGATTGGGGCAAGTCTTCCGGCTCAGCAGCGACGCGAGGCGGAACTCGCTATGGACAAAGATCCTTACAGTGCCGAAGGCCCCCAACTGTTGGCCAATTCGTATCTACAGCATTGGAAGCAGCGACCCGATCCGCCGATCGTCGCTGGCGCCAAGCAAGCGGCCGAGGAAACGACGCGGCGTAGTCCGCGAAGTGCGACGCTGCAGAACTGGTTTGCCAACCAATACTGGGAACTCTACCAAAAGTACCAGGAGCCGGAGATTCTGGCGCTGGCGATTGAGCGGCAAGAGGCGGCCTGCCGTAACTTCCCCACTCGGGGGTATTTCCACGCCGAGCTTGCCCAAATGTACGCCGCCGCCGGACGAAAAGCGGACGCCGCGAAACAGGCGGCCGAGGCCCTCCGTTTGGACGGAATGCACGACCATAGCGAGCTGAAGTTCGAAAATCGCACGTTCAGCGACGGTCGCTCGGTTTTGGCGGCCACGCAAGAACTGGCCGATCCGCCGCCGGAAGAGAAAAATCAAGCTTCCGAGCCCTAATCGGGTTTGGCTCGGTTATCCTAGAAGAAGTCCTCGTCCTTTCGCCGATTCCGACGAAAACCTTCACGCCGCAGGAGATGAGTCCGATGCGACCGGCACTTGTTCTGATCGCCAGCTTGTTGCTGGGCGTCGCCATTGGCGCCGCTTCCACGATTCCCCAATGGACCGCCACCAACGATTTCGGCTCGATCAGCCATCCTGAGGTCAAGCGAGCCAGCTCGGCGGGTGAACCAATGCCCAAGGCGGTTGTCGTCGGTGACGCGATCTTTGAATTCGGCAAGATGAACGTCGACGCGACCGAGCGGCATACGTTCCAGATTCGCAATGACGGCGATGTGCCGCTGCAACTGGAAGAAGCCGGCACCACCTGCAAGTGTACGCTTAGCACGCTGGCCAAAAAGATGATCCCGCCCGGCGAGACGGTCGAAGTCGAATTGGAATGGCACCCGATCGCCTATGCCAACGAATTCACGCAAACCGCCACGCTGCGGACCAACGACCCGCGTCAACCCGAGTTGGAACTGAAGATCCATGGGGCCGTCGTCCGGGCGATCTACATGGAACCGAACGAAGTCAACTTCGGCCACGTGACCGCCGGAGACGAGCTTTCGGCCGCGGTGAAAGTCGTGTCGGTCGTCAGCGACGATTTCAAAGTGACCGGCGTCAAGATCACCGGCGACGAGACGGGGGAAGCGACCGCGAAGGTCGTTCCGCTAACCGCCGAAGAGTTAGAAGCGACCGAAGGTGGGCGCAGCGGCGACAAGGTCGAGATCTATCTTCCCAAGGGCCTACCGATCGGCGCGACCAAGATGCGGGCCGAGATTTCGACCAACGATCCGAAGACCACGATGCTGACGCTGCTGATCTCGGTACAGATCGGGGGCGACATTAACTTCATCTCGGCGGTCAAAATTGACCAAGACAAGAACGTCATGATGTTGGGGACCGTCTCGGGCGAAACCGGGAAAGAAGTGAAGGTCAATGTCTTGGTCAAAGGACCGCATCGCGACGAAACGGTTTTAAGCGTTGATAAGATCTTCCCTGATTTCCTACAGGTTGACCTCGGCGAACCGAAGAAGCTGAATCAGACCGCCGTCCTCTATCCGATGACTTTGAAGATTCCGCCCGGCACGGCGCCAGCATCGTATTTAGCTGGCAATACTGGGGAACTTGGAGAGATTCGCCTGGGTGTCAAGGGAAATCCACAAACCGAAGAAGTAAGCTTACGGCTCTATTTCGCGGTGGAGTAGAACGGGCAAATCCGGTAGAAGAGTGGGATTGTTGACCCATTTTCGCCGGGGCGAGAGGAAGCTCTGCACTAAACCTGCACCATTCGGCACGCAAGGCCAATCTATGTTGACGATCCCAGTCCGCACTCTCCCAGCGATTCTGGCGTTGGTTTCGCTCTCGCTTCCGTTGTTTATTGGATGCGAAAAGCCGCAGCCTTCACAACCTGGCGAACCGCCCAAGCCGAAAGGCACCGAAGAAAAGCCGCCGGCCGAAACTTCCCCGGCTGAAACCCCGTCGGCAATGGACAAGGGAACAACGCCTCCGCCGGCCTTGAACCCGCCATTGAATCAAACGCCGGCCGAGACCAAGACGCCGGCCGAGACGGAAACGACCGAAGCCGCCGACCCACCGCCGCTGCCGGCTCGCGAGTTGTTCGCCGGCTGGGAAAAGCCGCGGTTGGCTCTCTTTCTAACGGGCGAGCAACATGGCTACATCGAACCCTGTGGCTGTACCGGTCTCACAAATCAAAAGGGTGGTCTTAACCGCCGGTTCACGTTCCTCAATCAACTTCGGAAAGACAAAGGCTGGGATGTCGTGGCGCTGGACGCCGGCAACCAGGTTCGTCGTTTCGGTCGCCAGGCTGAGATCAAGTTCCAAACGACGGCCAATGCAATCAAGCAGATGGACTACGAGGTGATCACCTTCGGCCCCGATGACCTGCGGTTGTCGGTCGACGAAGTCTTTGTCGCCGTAGCGGACGAAGATCCGGAGAAGACCCGCTTTATGGCGGCCAATGCGAGTCTGCTAGGAGTCACGCCAAGCTATCGAATTATCGAGCAGGGCGGGTTGAAGATCGGCGTGACCGGCGTTTTTGGCGATCGCCGTCGCGACCAAGTCTCTAACAACGAAGTTGAATTCCAGGGGGCCGTGGAAGGCCTGGAAGCGGTTTGGCCCGAACTGGAAGCGGCAAAGTGCGATCTCTACGTCCTGCTGGCCAGTGCGTCGCTCGAAGAGAGCCGCGAGTATGCCCGTAAGTTCCCCGGCTTTCGCCTGATCGTGACCGCAGGCGGCGTCGGCGAGCCGACCTTGGAAATGGAAAAGATCGAAGGAACCGACGCCGAGATGGTGCAGGTCGGCGTGAAAGGAATGTTTGCCGGCGTGGTTGGTCTTTACGGCGATCAGGCGCA includes:
- a CDS encoding porin, which gives rise to MKTDWKRALLAVGMLVGSTGFAVAQQPGYYNAGKVSYVGEAVTVSDCGCATDTACGCDTSCGCSTGCDSCCGIDWFPCCEHGDQWQLFGTNDCGLTIGGWVSAGFYANAGGVKSNTGNAPVPFRGISNTPTVDQVWIYAEKAADAETYCFDLGYRADFVWGADGPDTQAFGYGDRFRWDNRWNTAQDSGDGTALYGSAIPQLYMTAAWSDWELKVGHFYTTIGYEVVTAPDNFFYSHAYTMNYGEPFTHTGAMLTYSGFEDVTFNGGWVQGWDTGFDNWEAQQMFLGGVSLTLSEKAALTWQCVGGSFGKNGGDSYMNSWVFTYDVGCGWSYVFQHDLGTQYNLTGQDPEAVYWYGINQYLFKEINDCWKVGTRIEWFDDEDGARVGNGGGDYYSFSIGANWTPNANLMVRPELRWDKFDNNDGSTPFYDGTKDNGFFGGMDVIFMY
- a CDS encoding DUF4416 family protein, with protein sequence MGDLKPPRHVLRIVAAFSRHAETLEFGKSQLASHWGPVALASPHFDLVETNYYDAEMGAGLKKCFWAFAQLADSSTLPDWKRLSNDLEADCQRPGEWPESRPLNLDPGYITEAKLVLATTKDRSHRLYLRDGIFAEVTLQYHQKHWTGFPWTYPDYQRADFQAFFDECRGYLRQQLRQNPA
- a CDS encoding glycosyltransferase family 4 protein, encoding MTWNPLVAISLIAAAVIPSFLFSLVATAIVRANARKWGLVDEPNERKVHVTPTPLGGGIGIWAGLVTTLALAQLTVGLVGSIEFSEGSLPPMIASLVEMAQAHFDGFLHQSLKLWALVAGASILMILGLIDDRIGLSWRIRLAMQMAVAAVFVIGFDWKLSFYVNIVWLQYVVSILWIVAMINSFNMLDNMDGLSAGVATIAASIMAAVLLIAPDPSTAGPQLFTAGFLLVLTGSMLGFLWHNRPPAKIFMGDAGSYLIGFCIAIMTIIATFAGYDDNSRHAVLAPLCILAVPLFDLITVLGIRIREGRSPFQPDKSHVSHRLVELGFTKTQAVLTIYLMTATCGFGAVLLHRVDWIGAVVVMLMVFCVLALIGVIESTARRSRKDP
- a CDS encoding O-antigen ligase family protein, with the translated sequence MKRRKSTSTRSSDTAPLAADSGSVASVKYPWISLLLCGYVAWLTALTPLIGSEGPPGRGVELPWVAMWLWGLALWGVSGILNGQLTIYWSKWESLLLGLVAWLAIGVPMVAGSGEVRPAINQFWTYAALVVAYFLYRQLFRSDVRKRAITAVLAATVTLCATYAVYQYRVEIPQMQADYQANPEEARRIAGIVGDADDPQVKNFESRLMSTEPSSTFTLTNSLAGFLAVGLIVTAGIAISQMRERAFWQVAALAIVACLLCGALILTKSRTAVLATIVGIGMWGLLASSLRRHLPWKYLVGGVLLMVLAVGGGFTSGLLDREVFTEAPKSILYRLQYWQGALDVTVERPLFGCGLGNFQSFYPRYMPASASETIADPHNFLLEIAASAGVPAILLFLGFVAVWLMRFPTGAQESEDAIGEDQPPEATETQSVIAIYGGAAAAMLVAPIVRALMQEEAPTWGIWLGVPLAVVVLGATYRWAQQGKFDWLTLRIAAIVLMINLLAAGGISFPSVAIWLWLIWGLTFGDADDRTWRSDRFAIRAGAAGAAVVLLYGMASTALFPVLASYGHFYDAIGASLPAQQRREAELAMDKDPYSAEGPQLLANSYLQHWKQRPDPPIVAGAKQAAEETTRRSPRSATLQNWFANQYWELYQKYQEPEILALAIERQEAACRNFPTRGYFHAELAQMYAAAGRKADAAKQAAEALRLDGMHDHSELKFENRTFSDGRSVLAATQELADPPPEEKNQASEP
- a CDS encoding DUF1573 domain-containing protein; its protein translation is MRPALVLIASLLLGVAIGAASTIPQWTATNDFGSISHPEVKRASSAGEPMPKAVVVGDAIFEFGKMNVDATERHTFQIRNDGDVPLQLEEAGTTCKCTLSTLAKKMIPPGETVEVELEWHPIAYANEFTQTATLRTNDPRQPELELKIHGAVVRAIYMEPNEVNFGHVTAGDELSAAVKVVSVVSDDFKVTGVKITGDETGEATAKVVPLTAEELEATEGGRSGDKVEIYLPKGLPIGATKMRAEISTNDPKTTMLTLLISVQIGGDINFISAVKIDQDKNVMMLGTVSGETGKEVKVNVLVKGPHRDETVLSVDKIFPDFLQVDLGEPKKLNQTAVLYPMTLKIPPGTAPASYLAGNTGELGEIRLGVKGNPQTEEVSLRLYFAVE
- a CDS encoding multiheme c-type cytochrome; protein product: MLTIPVRTLPAILALVSLSLPLFIGCEKPQPSQPGEPPKPKGTEEKPPAETSPAETPSAMDKGTTPPPALNPPLNQTPAETKTPAETETTEAADPPPLPARELFAGWEKPRLALFLTGEQHGYIEPCGCTGLTNQKGGLNRRFTFLNQLRKDKGWDVVALDAGNQVRRFGRQAEIKFQTTANAIKQMDYEVITFGPDDLRLSVDEVFVAVADEDPEKTRFMAANASLLGVTPSYRIIEQGGLKIGVTGVFGDRRRDQVSNNEVEFQGAVEGLEAVWPELEAAKCDLYVLLASASLEESREYARKFPGFRLIVTAGGVGEPTLEMEKIEGTDAEMVQVGVKGMFAGVVGLYGDQAQEMKYERVPLDSRFPDSDEMMQLLANYQQQLEALGWDGLGIKPIEHPTGREFVGSNKCGECHSTAFEIWENTPHSHATQTLVHPPERYEVARHFDPECIACHVVGWNQSQYVPYKSGYLSLEETPLMQGVGCENCHGPGATHVAAEEGELMLSDEEITKLRQDMVLPLDAARQTCIKCHDIDNSPDFHVKGAFDEYWEQVEHYGKD